A stretch of the Nitratifractor salsuginis DSM 16511 genome encodes the following:
- a CDS encoding DNA adenine methylase, whose protein sequence is MNYIGSKQRLSLWIKREIEDVVGDTNEKIFCDIFAGTGIVGRIFKTSVKKVIANDVEFYSFVLNKNYIENHEPIPRSEELITKLDSLEGREGFVYNHYCLGSGSGRQYFSDENGKKIDAIRSEIEKWHLSGEIDEREYYFLLASLLESADKVANTASVYGAFLKQLKKSARKPMTLEPALFETGDNGHKVYRDDANRLIKEIEGDILYLDPPYNHRQYGANYHILNTIAEYKPFEPRGKSGLPEYYKSNYCRKREVAKNFDQLIRDAKFKYIFLSYNNEGLMSENEIKEIMSQYGQYSLLKQEYQRYKADNNREYKEEKTYEYLHILIKE, encoded by the coding sequence ATGAATTATATCGGAAGCAAACAGCGGCTCTCTTTATGGATCAAAAGAGAGATAGAGGATGTCGTCGGCGATACAAACGAGAAAATATTTTGCGATATTTTCGCCGGGACCGGCATCGTCGGAAGGATCTTCAAGACAAGTGTAAAAAAGGTAATAGCCAACGATGTCGAATTTTACTCTTTCGTATTGAATAAAAACTATATAGAAAATCACGAACCAATACCGAGGTCTGAAGAGCTCATAACGAAGCTGGATTCTCTAGAGGGCAGAGAGGGGTTTGTTTATAATCATTACTGCCTGGGGAGCGGAAGCGGTCGACAGTATTTCAGTGATGAAAACGGAAAGAAGATCGATGCGATAAGAAGTGAGATCGAAAAGTGGCATCTGTCGGGAGAGATTGATGAGCGTGAATACTATTTTTTACTTGCCAGCCTCCTGGAGAGTGCCGACAAAGTCGCCAACACGGCCAGTGTGTACGGCGCCTTTTTGAAACAGCTGAAAAAAAGTGCCCGGAAGCCTATGACATTGGAACCGGCGCTTTTTGAAACCGGCGATAATGGACACAAGGTCTATCGCGACGATGCCAATCGACTCATCAAAGAGATCGAAGGAGATATCCTCTATCTTGACCCTCCCTACAACCACCGGCAATATGGAGCCAATTATCATATCCTGAACACGATCGCAGAGTATAAACCCTTCGAGCCCAGAGGGAAAAGCGGTCTTCCCGAATATTACAAATCGAACTATTGCAGAAAAAGAGAAGTGGCGAAGAATTTTGACCAATTGATAAGAGATGCGAAGTTCAAATATATCTTCCTCAGTTACAACAACGAGGGGTTGATGAGTGAGAATGAGATAAAAGAGATTATGTCGCAATACGGTCAATACTCTCTGCTCAAACAGGAGTATCAAAGATATAAAGCCGATAACAACCGGGAATATAAAGAGGAAAAAACCTACGAGTATTTACATATTTTGATCAAAGAGTAG
- a CDS encoding 4-(cytidine 5'-diphospho)-2-C-methyl-D-erythritol kinase gives MTSIDAHAKVNIFLKITGYREGYHTILSRFMRVENLYDTLYFVPAECDTFTIEGCPEVPRESNTIYRAWKALNEATGDLDLLEYFYHHKVVVEKRIPSQAGLGGGSSDAGAFLRLTHRVCDLRISLEELARIGASVGADVPFFVHDYPSANVSGFGEIVEPFDEAPLPLEIYTPPVACDTAAVYRTFKEHFLSGIDPASFSSWEKLPSKGLLERIDDPALLNDLYPAALLTCPRLKEHAREGWFFSGSGSSFFRLAKKS, from the coding sequence GTGACGAGTATCGACGCCCACGCCAAAGTCAACATCTTCCTCAAAATCACCGGATACCGAGAGGGCTATCACACCATCCTCTCCCGTTTTATGCGCGTAGAGAATCTTTACGATACCCTCTACTTCGTTCCTGCCGAGTGCGACACGTTTACTATCGAAGGATGCCCCGAGGTCCCGAGAGAATCCAATACCATCTACCGGGCCTGGAAAGCCCTCAACGAAGCGACCGGGGACCTCGATCTACTGGAATATTTTTATCATCATAAAGTGGTCGTAGAAAAACGCATCCCCTCCCAGGCGGGTCTGGGAGGCGGCAGCTCCGATGCCGGCGCCTTTTTACGCCTGACCCATCGGGTCTGCGATCTCAGAATCTCCCTGGAGGAGCTGGCCCGGATCGGGGCGAGCGTGGGGGCCGATGTCCCTTTTTTCGTCCACGACTATCCCAGCGCCAATGTCTCAGGTTTCGGCGAAATCGTCGAGCCTTTCGACGAAGCCCCCCTTCCCCTGGAGATTTACACCCCGCCTGTCGCCTGCGACACTGCGGCAGTCTATCGAACCTTCAAAGAGCACTTCCTTTCCGGAATCGATCCGGCATCCTTCTCCAGCTGGGAAAAGCTCCCCTCCAAAGGACTTTTGGAGCGGATCGACGATCCCGCCCTGCTCAACGACCTCTATCCCGCCGCCCTGCTGACTTGCCCCAGGCTCAAAGAGCATGCCAGGGAGGGATGGTTCTTCAGCGGTAGCGGAAGTAGCTTTTTCAGGCTTGCAAAGAAGTCCTAA
- the truB gene encoding tRNA pseudouridine(55) synthase TruB — translation MNRLFVVDKPIFISSNRYMNVIKRKYGAKKVGFSGTLDPFATGCLIVATGQYTRLFQYLKKTPKSYRATLWLGAESASLDIENITRIVETAKVDETKLWEILASLEGELKYLPPKYSAKKIGGERAYDVMRRGGDIELRKVRSEIYELKLLHYRHPFITFEATVSEGTYIRSLGEMIAEVLGVPGTLSSLRRLHEGKFQIGKEEALDPLEYLAPPKNRYFGDPQWLELGKKLQPRFFENQKEGLYVVETDDFFSILEFKEGEIKYRLNRMPKFMKESKE, via the coding sequence GTGAACCGCCTTTTTGTGGTGGACAAGCCCATCTTCATCTCCTCCAACCGCTATATGAACGTCATCAAACGGAAATACGGCGCTAAGAAGGTGGGCTTCTCCGGCACGCTGGACCCTTTCGCCACCGGCTGTCTGATCGTGGCTACGGGGCAATACACCCGACTCTTTCAATATTTGAAAAAAACGCCCAAAAGTTATCGGGCCACCCTCTGGCTGGGAGCGGAGTCGGCGAGTCTCGATATCGAGAATATCACCCGAATCGTCGAGACAGCGAAAGTGGATGAAACGAAACTGTGGGAAATTTTGGCTTCGCTGGAGGGGGAGCTGAAGTATCTGCCCCCCAAATACAGCGCCAAAAAGATCGGCGGAGAGCGGGCCTACGACGTGATGCGCCGGGGTGGGGATATCGAGCTCAGAAAAGTGCGCTCGGAAATCTATGAGCTCAAACTCCTCCACTACCGCCATCCCTTCATCACCTTTGAAGCGACAGTGAGTGAAGGCACCTACATCCGGAGTCTGGGGGAAATGATCGCCGAGGTGCTGGGGGTTCCGGGGACCCTGAGCAGCCTGCGGCGCCTTCACGAAGGGAAATTCCAAATCGGCAAAGAAGAGGCGCTCGATCCCCTGGAGTACCTCGCCCCGCCCAAAAACCGCTATTTCGGAGATCCCCAATGGCTGGAACTGGGCAAAAAACTCCAACCCCGCTTCTTCGAGAATCAGAAAGAGGGCCTCTATGTCGTGGAAACCGACGATTTCTTCTCCATCCTCGAATTCAAAGAGGGCGAAATCAAATACCGCCTCAATCGCATGCCGAAGTTTATGAAGGAGAGCAAAGAATGA